The following coding sequences are from one Mycoplasma mycoides subsp. capri window:
- the cls gene encoding cardiolipin synthase, whose amino-acid sequence MKKPIVTVLSLIFMFGLTIFGLLLLNIYFFTWPLIGFGIFHLLAIIWAFIVLADKKRRFETRIRWFCFIVCIPIIGVLSYLFFGRSYKYKITKNYKFLDIKNKHSENELEQIDQILTNQIPQFKRAFKTASISQTNNIFLNSKVEFLENGNQLFLNLFKDIKNAKHYILLNFYIFKDGKLLDELTNLLIKKLKENVKVYIIYDFAGSYTLFEEAKIKLLEYGCQIVCYAPIRFPFIKWTANYRDHRKDIIIDNKIGYIGGINIGDEYINLDNKFGYWNDCSLKITGNAVSEIQRIFISDYDFYKPSFKKNSIKQDLDLDNVYSVKCKDQLVQIVSSGPNHEEPLHLSIFINLINSAQKRIWISTPYFIPPQEIRTALINAANSKLDVRILIPGLTDKAFLLDQTKQWTRELYKAGVKIYSINNVFNHNKTYLFDDEITFIGSTNLDFRALFADQQTMGLVYSKSLNKTISNKFEQDFKNSYLYDHLPNKNINWFRKIVIKIYNIIQPLL is encoded by the coding sequence ATGAAAAAGCCGATTGTTACAGTTTTATCTTTAATTTTTATGTTTGGTTTAACAATATTTGGTTTGTTGCTATTAAACATTTATTTTTTTACTTGACCTTTAATTGGATTTGGAATTTTTCATTTACTTGCAATTATTTGAGCTTTTATAGTATTAGCTGATAAAAAAAGAAGATTTGAAACAAGAATTAGATGATTTTGTTTTATTGTTTGTATTCCTATAATCGGAGTTTTATCTTATTTATTTTTTGGTAGATCTTATAAGTATAAAATTACAAAAAACTACAAATTTTTAGACATTAAAAACAAACATTCAGAAAATGAATTAGAACAAATTGATCAAATTTTAACTAATCAAATTCCGCAATTTAAACGTGCTTTTAAAACAGCTTCTATTTCACAAACTAATAATATTTTTTTAAATAGTAAAGTTGAGTTTTTAGAAAATGGTAATCAATTATTTTTAAATTTGTTTAAAGATATTAAAAATGCTAAACACTATATTCTATTAAATTTTTATATTTTTAAAGATGGTAAGTTATTAGATGAATTAACTAATTTATTAATTAAAAAATTAAAAGAAAATGTTAAAGTTTATATAATTTATGATTTTGCTGGAAGTTATACATTATTTGAAGAAGCAAAAATTAAGTTATTAGAATATGGGTGTCAAATTGTTTGTTATGCACCAATTAGATTTCCATTTATTAAATGAACAGCAAATTATAGAGATCATAGAAAAGATATAATAATTGATAATAAAATTGGTTATATTGGTGGAATTAATATTGGTGATGAATATATTAATTTAGATAATAAGTTTGGTTATTGAAATGATTGTTCTTTAAAAATTACAGGTAATGCTGTAAGTGAAATTCAACGTATTTTTATTAGTGATTATGATTTTTATAAACCAAGTTTTAAAAAAAATTCAATTAAACAAGATTTAGATTTAGATAATGTCTATTCTGTTAAATGTAAAGATCAATTAGTTCAAATTGTTTCAAGTGGACCAAATCATGAAGAACCTTTACATTTATCTATTTTTATTAATTTAATTAATTCAGCTCAAAAAAGAATTTGAATCTCAACTCCATATTTTATTCCTCCTCAAGAAATTAGAACTGCTTTAATTAATGCTGCTAATTCAAAATTAGATGTTAGAATTTTAATTCCAGGTTTAACTGATAAAGCTTTTTTATTAGATCAAACAAAACAATGAACTAGAGAATTATATAAAGCTGGAGTTAAAATTTATTCTATTAATAATGTTTTTAATCATAATAAAACTTATTTATTTGATGATGAAATTACATTTATTGGATCAACAAATCTTGATTTTAGAGCTTTATTTGCAGATCAACAAACAATGGGATTAGTTTATTCTAAATCATTAAATAAAACTATTTCAAATAAATTTGAACAAGATTTTAAAAACAGTTATTTATATGATCATTTACCAAATAAAAACATTAACTGATTTAGAAAAATAGTAATTAAAATTTATAACATTATTCAACCTTTATTATAA
- a CDS encoding L-threonylcarbamoyladenylate synthase, whose product MLTDIKINKAVELLKNNQIIILPTDTIYGLSAIYSLENQIRVNQVKNADITKPLIVLISSLDQLNDLEITDLTDKDYLLNDEPTTVIFKTKSSSIAIRLVKREDIKQIINKTGPIISTSVNLHNFKPLIKENDLINFNKNIEVFFDTQLNNKPSKIYSSIIKKYLR is encoded by the coding sequence ATGTTAACAGATATAAAAATAAATAAAGCTGTAGAGCTATTAAAAAATAATCAAATTATTATTTTACCAACTGATACTATTTATGGATTATCAGCTATTTATAGTTTAGAAAATCAAATTAGAGTTAATCAAGTAAAAAATGCTGATATTACTAAGCCTTTAATTGTTTTGATTTCTAGTTTAGATCAATTAAATGATTTAGAAATTACTGACTTAACTGATAAAGATTATTTATTAAATGATGAACCTACTACTGTTATTTTTAAAACTAAAAGCTCAAGTATTGCTATTAGATTAGTTAAAAGAGAAGATATCAAACAAATTATTAATAAAACAGGACCTATTATTTCAACAAGCGTTAATTTACACAACTTTAAACCTTTAATAAAAGAAAACGATTTAATTAATTTTAATAAAAATATAGAAGTATTTTTTGATACACAACTAAATAATAAACCCTCAAAAATATATAGCAGCATTATAAAAAAATATTTAAGGTAA
- the prmC gene encoding peptide chain release factor N(5)-glutamine methyltransferase, with translation MNNTIFNVLNKIKNTNISLNKADVYHILEHIINKDYQWIISNLDHKLTKKQIYKIDQILDLLKQNYPLAYILKSKYFYSNNFFINKDVLIPRNESELIIDHVSEFVKNNNNLLIVDLCTGSGCLGISCALLNDQNKVILTDISYKALKVANKNIKKFNLTNTTCLNGNFIDVLIKNNLKANLIICNPPYIDINDQNIDKNVIDFEPSIALFAPNKGLYFYEILIKNIDKIVDTNKNFLIVLEFGWLQKDSIEQLLINNCLKYKWEFKKDYNDYWRNLIIKNF, from the coding sequence ATGAATAACACTATTTTTAATGTTTTAAATAAAATAAAAAACACTAACATCAGTCTGAATAAGGCTGATGTTTATCATATTTTAGAACATATTATAAATAAAGATTACCAATGAATTATTAGTAATTTAGATCATAAATTAACAAAAAAACAAATTTATAAAATAGATCAAATACTTGATTTATTAAAACAAAACTACCCTTTAGCTTACATTTTAAAAAGTAAATATTTTTATTCTAATAATTTTTTTATTAATAAAGATGTTTTAATTCCAAGAAATGAATCTGAATTAATAATTGATCATGTTAGTGAATTTGTTAAAAATAATAATAATTTATTAATAGTTGATTTGTGTACTGGTAGTGGGTGTTTAGGGATTAGTTGTGCTTTATTAAATGATCAAAATAAAGTGATTTTAACTGATATATCTTATAAAGCTTTAAAAGTAGCTAATAAAAATATTAAGAAATTTAATTTAACAAATACCACTTGTTTAAATGGAAATTTTATTGATGTTTTAATTAAAAATAATCTAAAAGCAAATCTAATAATTTGTAATCCTCCATATATTGATATAAATGATCAAAATATAGATAAAAACGTAATAGATTTTGAACCAAGTATTGCTTTATTTGCACCAAACAAAGGCTTATATTTTTATGAAATTTTAATTAAAAATATAGATAAAATTGTTGATACTAATAAAAACTTTTTAATTGTTTTAGAGTTTGGATGATTACAAAAAGACTCAATAGAACAATTATTGATTAATAATTGTTTAAAATATAAATGAGAATTTAAAAAAGACTACAATGATTATTGAAGAAATTTAATTATTAAAAATTTTTAA
- the prfA gene encoding peptide chain release factor 1, whose amino-acid sequence MNAKTYEALETMQKRLLQILKDLEDENILKDIKKFTELNKEKSNLEEVVEKFVEYKQAVEHIKDAKAILENEKDQELIELAKIELDENNDKVEHLQQVIEEMLLPKDPNDDKNVIVEIRGAAGGDEANIFAGDLLRMYKLYAETQNWKINILEASVGEAGGYSQVVFMIKGDRVYSKLKFESGAHRVQRVPKTEAKGRIQTSTATVAVLPEMSEVEIEIKSNDLRIDTYRASGAGGQHVNTTDSAVRITHLPTGIVVTSQDGRSQHDNKDIAMTMLRAKVYEAEVEKQQAQADATRKNAVGTGARSEKIRTYNYPQNRVTDHRVGLTLNKLDQVMEGNIDEFIIALINEEQRQKVAEQLEKNNE is encoded by the coding sequence ATGAACGCTAAAACATATGAAGCATTAGAAACAATGCAAAAAAGATTGCTTCAAATTTTAAAAGATTTAGAAGATGAAAATATTTTAAAAGATATTAAAAAATTTACTGAACTAAACAAAGAAAAATCTAATTTAGAAGAAGTTGTTGAAAAATTTGTTGAATATAAACAAGCAGTTGAACATATAAAAGATGCTAAAGCTATATTAGAAAATGAAAAAGATCAAGAATTAATTGAACTAGCAAAAATTGAATTAGATGAAAATAATGATAAAGTTGAACATTTACAACAAGTAATTGAAGAAATGTTATTACCAAAAGATCCAAATGATGATAAAAACGTTATTGTTGAAATCAGAGGGGCTGCTGGTGGAGATGAAGCTAATATTTTTGCTGGTGATCTTTTAAGAATGTATAAACTTTATGCTGAAACTCAAAATTGAAAAATAAATATTTTAGAAGCATCAGTTGGTGAAGCTGGTGGTTATAGTCAAGTTGTATTTATGATCAAAGGTGATAGAGTTTATTCTAAATTAAAATTTGAATCAGGAGCTCATCGTGTCCAACGTGTTCCAAAAACTGAAGCTAAAGGAAGAATTCAAACTTCAACAGCAACTGTTGCAGTTTTACCTGAAATGAGTGAAGTTGAAATTGAAATTAAATCAAATGATTTAAGAATTGATACATATAGAGCTTCTGGAGCTGGTGGTCAACATGTTAACACTACTGATTCAGCAGTAAGAATTACACATCTACCAACTGGAATTGTTGTAACTAGTCAAGATGGAAGATCTCAACATGATAATAAAGATATAGCAATGACAATGTTAAGAGCAAAAGTTTATGAAGCTGAAGTTGAAAAACAACAAGCTCAAGCTGATGCAACAAGAAAAAATGCAGTTGGAACTGGTGCTAGATCTGAAAAAATTAGAACTTATAATTACCCACAAAATCGTGTTACTGATCATAGAGTTGGTTTAACTTTAAATAAATTAGATCAAGTTATGGAAGGTAATATTGATGAATTTATTATTGCTTTAATTAATGAAGAACAACGTCAAAAAGTAGCTGAGCAATTAGAAAAAAACAATGAATAA
- a CDS encoding thymidine kinase, protein MTELDINEIEAYNSNKMGWIELITGCMFAGKTEEFIRRLRVLSYAKKRVLAFKPSIDNRYSVENIISHSGSKLDSYLVHSSDEIKQIIEKENQIQQVDVIGIDEVQFFDEQVVELIEQLANQGIIVIVNGLDKDFRCLPFKNVDKLLVTAEFVTKLRARCHLCGNFANRSQRIVNGQPALWDSPLILVDGKESYEARCRNCFIAPKKEV, encoded by the coding sequence ATGACAGAATTAGATATTAATGAAATAGAAGCATATAATTCTAATAAAATGGGTTGAATTGAACTAATTACAGGTTGTATGTTTGCTGGAAAAACTGAAGAATTTATAAGACGTTTAAGAGTTTTAAGTTATGCTAAAAAAAGAGTATTAGCTTTTAAACCAAGTATTGATAATAGATATTCAGTTGAAAATATAATTTCACATTCAGGAAGTAAATTAGATTCTTATTTAGTACATTCAAGTGATGAAATTAAACAAATTATTGAAAAAGAAAATCAAATTCAACAAGTTGATGTAATAGGAATTGATGAAGTACAATTTTTTGATGAACAAGTTGTTGAGTTAATTGAACAATTAGCAAATCAAGGAATTATTGTAATAGTTAATGGATTAGATAAAGACTTTAGATGCTTACCATTTAAAAACGTTGATAAGTTATTAGTAACAGCAGAATTTGTAACTAAACTAAGAGCTAGATGTCATTTATGTGGAAATTTTGCAAATAGATCTCAAAGAATTGTTAATGGTCAACCTGCTTTATGAGATTCTCCTTTAATTTTAGTTGACGGAAAAGAAAGTTATGAAGCAAGATGTAGAAACTGTTTTATAGCTCCTAAAAAGGAAGTGTAA
- a CDS encoding DHH family phosphoesterase: MLDQKKSQLLLDKIKQYQNIIITKHKQPDWDAQGSAIGLANIINDNFKNKTIYVVGSRISDDDSFFIDETNLSDEFVKNSLIITVDTATKKRVDFNRFDLSCDSFKIDHHINVEDYCNNDLVDDSSISNTQVISLWALENDLFISPTAAYNLYLGLLTDSNRFLYDKTNQTTFYVASKLLEAGANLKKANDFLYVSDLKLRQWVMYSFSKMKLTNTGIAYIVLLDEDLKGWDLSYEETKLALSAMSGIKEIKIWFTIIQVEDILKVSLRSRDFSIDKIANKYNGGGHRLASGAEISSLDQINDLINDLEQLIKGEQ; encoded by the coding sequence ATGTTAGATCAAAAAAAATCACAACTATTATTAGATAAAATTAAGCAATATCAAAATATTATTATTACAAAACATAAACAACCTGATTGAGATGCTCAAGGTAGTGCAATTGGATTAGCAAATATTATTAATGATAATTTTAAAAATAAAACTATTTATGTAGTGGGATCTAGAATTAGTGATGATGATAGTTTTTTTATTGATGAAACTAATTTAAGTGATGAATTTGTTAAAAATAGTTTAATTATTACAGTTGATACTGCTACAAAAAAAAGAGTAGATTTTAATAGATTTGATTTAAGTTGTGATAGTTTTAAAATTGATCATCATATAAATGTTGAAGATTATTGTAATAATGATTTAGTAGATGATAGTAGTATTTCAAATACTCAAGTTATTAGTTTATGAGCTTTAGAAAATGATTTATTTATTTCACCAACTGCTGCTTATAATTTATATTTAGGCTTATTAACTGATTCAAATAGATTTTTATATGATAAAACTAATCAAACAACTTTTTATGTTGCATCTAAGCTATTAGAAGCTGGAGCTAATTTAAAAAAAGCAAATGACTTTTTATATGTATCAGATTTAAAATTAAGACAATGAGTGATGTATAGTTTTTCTAAAATGAAATTAACTAATACTGGTATTGCTTATATTGTTTTATTAGATGAAGATTTAAAAGGTTGAGATTTGAGTTATGAAGAAACTAAATTAGCACTTTCAGCTATGAGTGGAATTAAAGAAATTAAAATTTGATTTACAATTATACAAGTAGAAGATATTTTAAAAGTATCACTAAGAAGTAGAGATTTTAGTATTGATAAAATTGCAAATAAATATAATGGTGGAGGTCATAGATTAGCTAGTGGAGCTGAAATTAGTTCATTAGATCAAATTAATGATTTAATTAATGATTTAGAACAATTAATTAAAGGAGAACAATAA
- the rpmE gene encoding 50S ribosomal protein L31 produces the protein MPKIDIQPKYFDQAKFICTTCASEWVCGTSKGEEVRVDVCSNCHPFYTGAQTYTNVAGRVEQFKSKFAKRDTIKAQAEKQSQAQKAKNKENK, from the coding sequence ATGCCAAAAATTGATATTCAACCAAAGTACTTTGATCAAGCTAAATTTATTTGTACAACATGTGCAAGTGAATGAGTTTGTGGAACTTCTAAAGGTGAAGAAGTAAGAGTTGATGTTTGTTCAAATTGTCATCCTTTTTATACTGGAGCTCAAACTTATACAAACGTTGCTGGTCGTGTTGAACAGTTTAAATCAAAATTTGCTAAAAGAGATACAATTAAAGCACAAGCTGAAAAACAATCTCAAGCTCAAAAAGCAAAAAATAAAGAAAACAAATAA
- a CDS encoding glycerophosphodiester phosphodiesterase — MILVAHRGFRGLYGENREYDFKNALTICKAVEFDIRLTKDDKIIIFHDHNFKRIGNLNRGVKTLTYDEITKIPYFVENPLATPILFEVFMDRYFDQYEMINVEIKPDHYTEDELDIIFNAIKKYCNKGVEIIVSSFSPVVLKEILKRKENYYKSGYLFEKMSQFDVELGKKFDFLHPPITLLKKQSNCELFKKLNIPLNVWTFKKMSDVEILHKMYKDLINGYISDYPDLYPKN; from the coding sequence ATGATCTTAGTAGCACACCGTGGTTTTAGAGGTCTTTATGGAGAAAACCGTGAATATGACTTTAAAAATGCACTAACAATTTGTAAAGCTGTTGAATTTGACATCAGATTAACAAAAGATGACAAGATTATCATTTTCCATGATCACAACTTTAAAAGAATTGGTAATTTAAATAGAGGTGTTAAAACTTTAACTTATGATGAAATTACAAAAATTCCTTACTTTGTTGAAAATCCTCTAGCAACTCCTATTTTATTTGAAGTATTTATGGATAGATATTTTGATCAATATGAAATGATCAATGTTGAAATTAAACCAGATCATTACACTGAAGATGAATTAGACATTATCTTTAATGCTATTAAAAAATACTGTAATAAAGGTGTTGAAATTATTGTTTCATCATTTAGTCCAGTAGTATTAAAAGAAATTTTAAAAAGAAAAGAAAATTACTACAAATCAGGATATTTATTTGAAAAAATGTCTCAATTTGATGTTGAATTAGGTAAAAAATTTGACTTTTTGCATCCTCCAATTACCCTATTAAAAAAACAATCAAATTGTGAACTATTTAAAAAATTAAATATTCCTTTAAATGTTTGAACATTTAAAAAAATGTCTGATGTAGAAATTTTACACAAGATGTATAAAGATTTAATTAATGGTTATATTTCAGATTATCCTGATCTATATCCAAAAAATTAA
- a CDS encoding MFS transporter, translating into MTKTTKPNPFTNFINKTFKTFDKKTLFVIMLLAVSDTLVFIFPSYLRNVMSSEVISLYLGVKTEHLSQASAIYGYISLAIYFFGSILGDKLSVKWLTIIGLATFGVSGAWYGSIGLTAGGALVSSANGPILNETGVQSRFIQLCIIYSIWAFAKIIFWAPLWKLLSQQGKPEQNGILNGIHGSFNGFAGTVLVSIGYILFFVLTPLFAGKNISTPSVWNFSIMIYMFCGLIALTVILLIFTVKEDKSEKEENASFNIKDVFGILKNVKIWLVSLVVMGVYMYQMGLSILVSYLEVSLQVAAVAVFVGGLLRTYLFRFIFSAPAGKIADKTGKYIKFLMTGILIGTFLVTTVLLLPGFRVGWIIEKAPKWYLWTVRVIVYTFFLCLGALCWGLVTNRWATLFEIGIDRKHYASAVGIVSVVAFTPDAWFQQLQAVLIAKYKVADPLIKGGYNNQFAYQILMIIIVVISLVGFAAGALLIYLNNKDKKMAQLQTQVQ; encoded by the coding sequence ATGACAAAAACAACAAAGCCAAACCCTTTCACAAATTTTATAAATAAAACTTTTAAAACTTTTGATAAAAAAACATTATTTGTTATTATGCTACTAGCAGTTTCAGATACTTTAGTGTTTATTTTCCCTTCTTATTTAAGAAACGTTATGAGTTCTGAAGTAATAAGTTTATATTTGGGAGTAAAAACTGAACATTTATCTCAAGCTAGTGCAATTTATGGTTATATTTCTTTAGCAATTTATTTTTTTGGATCAATATTAGGAGATAAACTTAGTGTTAAGTGATTAACTATTATAGGTCTTGCAACATTTGGAGTTTCTGGAGCTTGATATGGATCAATTGGTTTAACTGCTGGTGGAGCTTTAGTTTCTAGTGCTAATGGACCAATTCTAAATGAAACTGGAGTTCAATCTCGTTTTATTCAACTATGTATAATCTATTCAATTTGAGCTTTTGCTAAAATAATTTTTTGAGCTCCATTATGAAAATTACTATCTCAACAAGGTAAACCAGAACAAAATGGTATTTTAAATGGAATACATGGTAGTTTTAATGGATTTGCAGGAACAGTTTTAGTTTCAATTGGATATATTTTATTCTTTGTACTAACTCCTTTATTTGCTGGAAAAAACATTTCAACTCCTAGTGTATGAAACTTTTCAATTATGATTTATATGTTTTGTGGTTTAATTGCACTAACTGTTATTTTATTAATTTTCACAGTTAAAGAAGATAAATCAGAAAAAGAAGAAAACGCTTCATTTAACATAAAAGATGTATTTGGAATATTAAAAAATGTAAAAATTTGATTAGTATCACTTGTTGTTATGGGTGTTTATATGTATCAAATGGGGTTAAGTATTTTAGTATCTTATTTAGAGGTATCACTACAAGTTGCTGCAGTTGCTGTGTTTGTAGGTGGATTATTAAGAACTTATTTATTTAGATTTATTTTTTCAGCTCCTGCTGGTAAAATTGCTGATAAAACTGGTAAGTATATTAAGTTCTTAATGACTGGTATTTTAATAGGAACATTTTTAGTAACAACAGTTCTATTATTACCTGGATTTAGAGTTGGTTGAATAATAGAAAAAGCTCCTAAATGATATTTATGAACAGTAAGAGTTATTGTTTATACATTCTTTTTATGTTTAGGTGCTTTATGTTGAGGTTTAGTAACTAATAGATGAGCTACTTTATTTGAAATTGGAATTGATAGAAAACATTATGCTTCAGCTGTTGGAATTGTTAGTGTTGTAGCCTTTACACCAGATGCTTGATTTCAACAATTACAAGCAGTTCTAATTGCTAAATATAAAGTTGCTGATCCTTTAATAAAAGGTGGATATAACAATCAATTTGCTTATCAAATTTTAATGATAATAATTGTTGTTATTAGTTTAGTTGGATTTGCAGCTGGTGCTTTACTAATTTATTTAAACAATAAAGATAAAAAAATGGCTCAACTTCAAACTCAAGTTCAATAA
- the fba gene encoding class II fructose-1,6-bisphosphate aldolase yields the protein MPKLYHKKLVNAKQMVIDAHRHKYAIGHFNINNLEWTKAILEAAEASKTPVIIATSEGAIKYMGGVNTVVGMVNGLLDYLNITVPVALHLDHGQSLEMAKKCILAGYSSVMFDGSHFPYAENLEMTKELIKFAEEYEVSVEAEIGSIGGEEDGVIGQGELGDPLQAEEISKTGITMLAAGIGNIHGKYPSWWQSLSFDTLERLQKACKMPMVLHGGSGIPQEQVKKAISMGIAKINVNTELQLAFRDATRKYVEERKDLDDAKKGFDPRKLLKPGYDALKTTFLELTNWFGCQGKAK from the coding sequence ATGCCAAAGTTATACCACAAAAAATTAGTTAATGCTAAACAAATGGTTATTGATGCACATAGACACAAATATGCAATTGGTCACTTTAATATTAATAACTTAGAATGAACAAAAGCAATTTTAGAAGCTGCTGAAGCTTCAAAAACACCTGTAATTATAGCTACAAGTGAAGGAGCTATTAAATACATGGGTGGTGTTAATACTGTTGTTGGAATGGTTAATGGATTATTAGATTATTTAAACATTACTGTTCCAGTTGCTTTGCATTTAGATCATGGACAATCATTAGAAATGGCTAAAAAATGTATTCTAGCAGGATATTCATCAGTAATGTTTGATGGTTCACATTTCCCATATGCAGAAAACTTAGAAATGACAAAAGAATTAATTAAATTTGCTGAAGAATATGAAGTTTCAGTTGAAGCTGAAATTGGATCAATTGGTGGAGAAGAAGACGGAGTTATTGGTCAAGGTGAACTAGGAGATCCTTTACAAGCTGAAGAAATTTCAAAAACTGGAATTACTATGTTAGCTGCTGGAATCGGAAATATTCATGGTAAATATCCATCATGATGACAATCTTTATCATTTGATACTTTAGAAAGATTACAAAAAGCTTGCAAAATGCCAATGGTATTACATGGTGGATCAGGAATTCCTCAAGAACAAGTTAAAAAAGCAATTTCAATGGGAATTGCAAAAATTAATGTTAATACTGAATTACAATTAGCATTTAGAGACGCAACTAGAAAATATGTTGAAGAAAGAAAAGATCTTGATGATGCTAAAAAAGGATTTGACCCACGTAAGTTATTAAAACCAGGATATGATGCTTTAAAAACTACATTCTTAGAATTAACAAATTGATTTGGTTGCCAAGGAAAAGCTAAATAA
- a CDS encoding BspA family leucine-rich repeat surface protein has protein sequence MRINLLILTIAKLSLLSFSSIVFLKNENHFNINYKMKIEMKSEKTEQPHKYKDGDKTEIVEIGFYKRGNEITIKQIPYYVKKVPEKLPEEIVSLYRAFAHRYKDQNHPTVTGFEKWNTSKIKNMSYVFYDNQLIDADLSEWKTDNVTNMTGMFKNAIKFNNKDKPLNWNTEKVESMESMFDGAESFKQNLKDWNVDKVTKNKNFSRASGIFEYIDKKPSWKVAEYNDPTVKKPESTEPKVIIHPSPSKPKQSIPLTKLINPIIKSKPNSEIPKTNLSTTIQQSKKLSTPAIVGIVVGSQVVLTSLAAGIPYLIKRFKK, from the coding sequence ATGAGAATAAATTTATTAATATTAACTATTGCAAAATTGTCTTTACTTTCTTTTTCATCAATAGTGTTTTTGAAAAATGAAAATCATTTTAATATAAACTATAAAATGAAAATTGAGATGAAATCAGAAAAAACTGAACAGCCACATAAATACAAAGATGGCGATAAAACTGAAATTGTTGAAATTGGTTTTTATAAAAGAGGGAATGAAATAACCATAAAGCAAATTCCTTATTATGTTAAAAAAGTTCCAGAAAAACTACCAGAAGAAATAGTTAGCTTATATCGCGCCTTTGCTCATAGATATAAAGATCAGAATCATCCCACAGTTACTGGTTTTGAAAAATGAAATACATCAAAAATAAAGAATATGAGTTATGTATTTTATGATAATCAATTAATAGATGCAGATTTATCAGAATGAAAAACTGATAATGTCACTAATATGACTGGTATGTTTAAAAATGCTATTAAATTCAATAATAAAGACAAACCCTTAAATTGAAATACTGAAAAAGTCGAATCAATGGAATCAATGTTTGATGGTGCAGAAAGCTTTAAACAAAATTTAAAAGATTGAAATGTTGATAAAGTAACTAAAAATAAGAATTTTTCTAGAGCTAGTGGGATTTTTGAATATATCGATAAAAAACCTAGTTGAAAAGTTGCTGAGTATAATGATCCTACTGTTAAAAAACCAGAATCTACTGAACCAAAGGTAATAATTCACCCTTCACCATCAAAACCAAAACAATCAATACCATTAACTAAACTAATAAATCCTATTATAAAATCAAAACCAAATTCAGAAATTCCAAAAACTAATTTAAGCACAACAATTCAACAATCTAAAAAACTTTCAACTCCAGCAATTGTTGGTATTGTTGTTGGAAGTCAAGTTGTTTTAACTTCTTTAGCAGCTGGTATACCTTATTTAATTAAAAGATTTAAAAAATAA